Proteins encoded together in one Felis catus isolate Fca126 chromosome B3, F.catus_Fca126_mat1.0, whole genome shotgun sequence window:
- the PRMT5 gene encoding protein arginine N-methyltransferase 5 isoform X2: MLQELNFGAYLGLPAFLLPLNQEDNTNLARVLTNHIHTGHHSSMFWMRVPLVAPEDLRDDIIENAPSTHTEEYSGEEKTWMWWHNFRTLCDYSKRIAVALEIGADLPSNHVIDRWLGEPIKAAILPTSIFLTNKKGFPVLSKMHQRLIFRLLKLEVQFIITGTNHHSEKEFCSYLQYLEYLSQNRPPPNAYELFAKGYEDYLQSPLQPLMDNLESQTYEVFEKDPIKYSQYQQAIYKCLLDRVPDEEKDTNVQVLMVLGAGRGPLVNASLRAAKQADRRIKLYAVEKNPNAVVTLENWQFEEWGSQVTVVSSDMREWVAPEKADIIVSELLGSFADNELSPECLDGAQHFLKDDGVSIPGEYTSFLAPISSSKLYNEVRACREKDRDPEAQFEMPYVVRLHNFHQLSAPQPCFTFSHPNRDPMIDNNRYCTLEFPVEVNTVLHGFAGYFETVLYQDITLSIRPETHSPGMFSWFPILFPIKQPITVREGQTICVRFWRCSNSKKVWYEWAVTAPVCSAIHNPTGRSYTIGL, from the exons ATGTTACAGGAGCTGAATTTTGGGGCATATTTGGGTCTTCCAGCTTTCCTGCTGCCCCTAAATCAGGAAGATAACACAAACTTGGCCAGGGTTTTGACCAACCACATCCACACTGGCCACCACTCCTCCATG TTCTGGATGCGGGTACCCTTGGTGGCCCCAGAGGACCTGAGAGATGATATAATTGAGAATGCACCAAGTACACACACAGAGGAGTACAGTGGAGAGGAGAAGACATGGATGTG GTGGCACAACTTCCGGACCTTGTGTGACTATAGCAAGAGGATTGCGGTGG CTCTTGAAATTGGGGCTGACCTCCCATCTAACCATGTCATTGATCGTTGGCTTGGGGAGCCCATCAAAGCAGCCATTCTCCCCACCAGCATTTTCCTGACCAATAAGAAGGGATTTCCTGTTCTTTCTAAGATGCATCAGAGGCTGATCTTCCGGCTCCTCAAG CTGGAAGTGCAGTTCATCATCACAGGCACCAACCACCACTCAGAGAAGGAGTTCTGTTCTTACCTCCAGTACCTGGAATACTTGAGCCAGAACCGTCCTCCACCCAATGCTTACGAACTCTTTGCCAAGGGCTATGAAGACTATCTGCAGTCCCCACTCCAG CCACTGATGGACAATCTGGAATCTCAGACATATGAAGTGTTTGAAAAGGACCCCATCAAATACTCTCAATATCAGCAG GCCATCTATAAATGTCTGTTAGATCGAGTGCCTGACGAAGAGAAGGATACCAATGTCCA GGTGCTAATGGTGTTGGGAGCAGGCCGGGGTCCTCTGGTAAATGCTTCTCTGAGGGCAGCCAAGCAGGCTGACCGGAGGATAAAGCTGTATGCTGTGGAGAAGAACCCAAATGCCGTGGTGAC gCTAGAGAACTGGCAATTTGAAGAATGGGGAAGCCAGGTGACCGTCGTCTCATCGGACATGCGGGAATGGGTGGCTCCAGAGAAAGCAGACATCATCGTCAGTGAGCTTTTGGGCTCCTTTGCTGACAATGAACTGTCACCTGAGTGCCTGGATGGAGCCCAACACTTCTTAAAAG ATGATGGTGTGAGCATCCCTGGGGAGTATACCTCCTTTCTGGCTCCCATCTCCTCCTCCAAGCTGTATAATGAGGTCCGCGCCTGTCGGGAAAAGGACCGTGACCCTGAG GCCCAGTTTGAGATGCCTTATGTGGTACGGCTGCACAACTTCCACCAGCTGTCAGCGCCCCAGCCCTGTTTTACCTTCAGCCATCCCAACAGAG ATCCTATGATTGACAACAACCGCTATTGCACCTTGGAGTTTCCTGTGGAGGTGAACACAGTGCTACATGGCTTTGCAGGCTACTTTGAAACTGTGCTTTATCAGGACATCACCCTGA gTATCCGTCCAGAAACTCACTCTCCTGGGATGTTCTCATGGTTTCCCATCCTCTTCCCTATTAAG CAGCCCATTACGGTACGCGAAGGCCAGACCATCTGTGTCCGTTTCTGGCGGTGCAGCAATTCCAAGAAGGTGTGGTATGAGTGGGCTGTGACAGCACCAGTCTGTTCTGCTATTCATAACCCCACAGGCCGCTCATACACCATCGGCCTCTAG
- the PRMT5 gene encoding protein arginine N-methyltransferase 5 isoform X1 gives MAAMAVGGAGGSRVSSGRDLNCVPEIADTLGAVAKQGFDFLCMPVFHPRFKREFTQEPAKNRPGPQTRSDLLLSGRDWNTLIVGKLSPWIRPDSKVEKIRRNSEAAMLQELNFGAYLGLPAFLLPLNQEDNTNLARVLTNHIHTGHHSSMFWMRVPLVAPEDLRDDIIENAPSTHTEEYSGEEKTWMWWHNFRTLCDYSKRIAVALEIGADLPSNHVIDRWLGEPIKAAILPTSIFLTNKKGFPVLSKMHQRLIFRLLKLEVQFIITGTNHHSEKEFCSYLQYLEYLSQNRPPPNAYELFAKGYEDYLQSPLQPLMDNLESQTYEVFEKDPIKYSQYQQAIYKCLLDRVPDEEKDTNVQVLMVLGAGRGPLVNASLRAAKQADRRIKLYAVEKNPNAVVTLENWQFEEWGSQVTVVSSDMREWVAPEKADIIVSELLGSFADNELSPECLDGAQHFLKDDGVSIPGEYTSFLAPISSSKLYNEVRACREKDRDPEAQFEMPYVVRLHNFHQLSAPQPCFTFSHPNRDPMIDNNRYCTLEFPVEVNTVLHGFAGYFETVLYQDITLSIRPETHSPGMFSWFPILFPIKQPITVREGQTICVRFWRCSNSKKVWYEWAVTAPVCSAIHNPTGRSYTIGL, from the exons ATGGCGGCGATGGCGGTCGGAGGTGCCGGTGGGAGCCGCGTGTCCAGCGGCAGGGACCTGAATTGCGTCCCCGAAATAGCTGACACTTTGGGGGCTGTGGCCAAGCAGGG GTTTGATTTCCTCTGCATGCCTGTCTTCCACCCGCGTTTCAAGAGGGAGTTCACTCAGGAACCTGCTAAGAATCGGCCGGGCCCCCAGACACGATCAGACCTACTGCTGTCAGGAAGGG ACTGGAATACGCTAATTGTGGGAAAGCTTTCTCCATGGATTCGTCCAGACTCAAAAGTGGAGAAGATCCGCAGGAACTCCGAGGCG GCCATGTTACAGGAGCTGAATTTTGGGGCATATTTGGGTCTTCCAGCTTTCCTGCTGCCCCTAAATCAGGAAGATAACACAAACTTGGCCAGGGTTTTGACCAACCACATCCACACTGGCCACCACTCCTCCATG TTCTGGATGCGGGTACCCTTGGTGGCCCCAGAGGACCTGAGAGATGATATAATTGAGAATGCACCAAGTACACACACAGAGGAGTACAGTGGAGAGGAGAAGACATGGATGTG GTGGCACAACTTCCGGACCTTGTGTGACTATAGCAAGAGGATTGCGGTGG CTCTTGAAATTGGGGCTGACCTCCCATCTAACCATGTCATTGATCGTTGGCTTGGGGAGCCCATCAAAGCAGCCATTCTCCCCACCAGCATTTTCCTGACCAATAAGAAGGGATTTCCTGTTCTTTCTAAGATGCATCAGAGGCTGATCTTCCGGCTCCTCAAG CTGGAAGTGCAGTTCATCATCACAGGCACCAACCACCACTCAGAGAAGGAGTTCTGTTCTTACCTCCAGTACCTGGAATACTTGAGCCAGAACCGTCCTCCACCCAATGCTTACGAACTCTTTGCCAAGGGCTATGAAGACTATCTGCAGTCCCCACTCCAG CCACTGATGGACAATCTGGAATCTCAGACATATGAAGTGTTTGAAAAGGACCCCATCAAATACTCTCAATATCAGCAG GCCATCTATAAATGTCTGTTAGATCGAGTGCCTGACGAAGAGAAGGATACCAATGTCCA GGTGCTAATGGTGTTGGGAGCAGGCCGGGGTCCTCTGGTAAATGCTTCTCTGAGGGCAGCCAAGCAGGCTGACCGGAGGATAAAGCTGTATGCTGTGGAGAAGAACCCAAATGCCGTGGTGAC gCTAGAGAACTGGCAATTTGAAGAATGGGGAAGCCAGGTGACCGTCGTCTCATCGGACATGCGGGAATGGGTGGCTCCAGAGAAAGCAGACATCATCGTCAGTGAGCTTTTGGGCTCCTTTGCTGACAATGAACTGTCACCTGAGTGCCTGGATGGAGCCCAACACTTCTTAAAAG ATGATGGTGTGAGCATCCCTGGGGAGTATACCTCCTTTCTGGCTCCCATCTCCTCCTCCAAGCTGTATAATGAGGTCCGCGCCTGTCGGGAAAAGGACCGTGACCCTGAG GCCCAGTTTGAGATGCCTTATGTGGTACGGCTGCACAACTTCCACCAGCTGTCAGCGCCCCAGCCCTGTTTTACCTTCAGCCATCCCAACAGAG ATCCTATGATTGACAACAACCGCTATTGCACCTTGGAGTTTCCTGTGGAGGTGAACACAGTGCTACATGGCTTTGCAGGCTACTTTGAAACTGTGCTTTATCAGGACATCACCCTGA gTATCCGTCCAGAAACTCACTCTCCTGGGATGTTCTCATGGTTTCCCATCCTCTTCCCTATTAAG CAGCCCATTACGGTACGCGAAGGCCAGACCATCTGTGTCCGTTTCTGGCGGTGCAGCAATTCCAAGAAGGTGTGGTATGAGTGGGCTGTGACAGCACCAGTCTGTTCTGCTATTCATAACCCCACAGGCCGCTCATACACCATCGGCCTCTAG